The Maritimibacter sp. DP1N21-5 DNA window AACGGCGCGGCGGTGCTCGGCTGGGGCGTCGGCGGGATCGAGGCCGAGGCCGCGATGCTCGGCCAGCCGATTTCCATGCTGATCCCCGAAGTCGTGGGCTTCAAGCTCACCGGCGCGATGGTCGAAGGCACCACCGGCACGGACCTCGTGCTCAAGGTCGTCGAAATGCTGCGCAAGCACGGCGTCGTGGGCAAGTTCGTGGAATTCTACGGCGAAGGCCTCGACAATCTGCCGCTCGCCCAGCGGGCCACCATCGCCAACATGGCGCCGGAATACGGCGCGACCTGCGGCTTCTTCCCGATCGACGCGGAAACGCTGCGCTACATGGAGCAGACCGGCCGCGACAAGGACCGGATCGCCCTGGTCGAAGCCTATGCCAAGGAAAACGGCTTCTGGCGCGATGCGGATTATGCGCCGGTCTATTCCTCGACGCTGGAACTCGACATGGGCACCATCGTCCCGGCGATCTCGGGTCCGAAGCGTCCGCAGGATTACCTGCCGCTGTCGACCGCTGCCGGCGCTTTTGAAGGCGTGATCGCGGATTACCGCGGCATCGACCAGTCGGAAGAAGCCCATGACATGGCCGCCGAAGGCCCCGTTGCGACCAAGCCGGTCGCGGGTGCCAAGTCGGCCAAGGTCGAAGGCGAAGATTACGAAGTGAAGGACGGCTCGGTGGTGATCGCCTCGATCACCTCCTGCACCAACACCTCGAACCCCTATGTGCTGATCGGCGCGGGCCTCGTTGCGCGCAAGGCGCGTGCGCTTGGCCTCGACCGCAAACCCTGGGTCAAGACCTCGCTCGCCCCCGGGTCACAGGTCGTGACCGAGTATCTGGAGGCTGCCGGTCTCCAGGAAGACCTCGACGCCGTCGGCTTCAACCTCGTCGGCTATGGCTGCACCACCTGTATCGGCAACTCGGGACCGCTCGAGCCCGCGATTTCCAAGGCGATCAACGAGAACGACCTGATCGCAACGGCCGTTCTGTCGGGCAACCGCAACTTCGAGGGCCGGATCTCCCCGGACGTGCGGGCGAACTACCTCGCCTCGCCGCCGCTCGTCGTGGCCTATGCGCTGGCCGGTGACATGAACATCGACATGGCGAACGACCCCATCGCGCAGACGCCAGATGGCAAGGATGTCTACCTCAAGGACATCTGGCCGACCGACCAGGAAATCGCCGACCTCGTGGACCGCGTCGTCACGCGGGATGCCTTCCTGTCGAAATACGCCGACGTCTTCAAGGGCGACGAGAAGTGGCAGGCCGTGGAAGTTTCGGGCGGCGAGACCTATGACTGGCCGCCCTCCTCGACCTACATCCAGAACCCGCCCTATTTCCAGGGGATGAAGCCGGAAGCGGGCGTGATCTCGGACATCGAGGGCGCGCGCGTGCTGGCGGTTCTGGGCGACATGATCACCACAGACCACATTTCTCCTGCGGGTTCGTTCAAGCCGACCACGCCGGCCGGCAAATACCTGACCGAACGGCAGGTGTCGCCGAAGGACTTCAACAGCTACGGCTCGCGGCGCGGCAACCATGAGGTCATGATGCGCGGCACCTTCGCCAACATCCGCATCAAGAACGAGATGCTGGACGGCGTCGAAGGCGGCTACACCAAGGGGCCGGACGGCGAACAGACGTCGATCTACGACGCCTCGATGGCCTATCAGGAATCGGGCACCCCGCTCGTCATCTTCGGCGGCATCGAATACGGTGCCGGGTCCTCGCGTGACTGGGCTGCGAAGGGCACGAACCTTCTGGGCGTCAAGGCGGTCATCGCGGAGAGCTTCGAGCGTATCCACCGCTCGAACCTCGTCGGCATGGGCGTCATTCCCTTCGAGTTCATCGGGGGCGACAGCCGCAAGACGCTGGGCATCACCGGCGACGAAGTGGTGGCAATCTCGGGCCTCGCGGGCGACCTGAAGCCGTTGTCGGTGGTGCCCTGCACCATCACCTATGCGGACGGGTCGACCAAGGAAATCCAGCTCAAGTGCCGGATCGATACCGAGGTGGAAATCGACTATGTCAAGAACGGCGGCGTGCTGCACTACGTGTTGCGCAACCTCGCCAAGTCGTAAGTCACGACAGGACGAAAACCGAAAAGCCCCGGCGCGCGCCGGGGCTTTTTCTTTGTCCTGAGGCCTGCCCTATGAGGCGGCGTCAATCGAGCGGCAGGAACAGAACGTCGTCGGCCGTGATGTCGTGGTCCCCGTCGAGCGTGGCCACGAGAACACCGTCCACTTTGACGCAGATGGCGTCGACTGCTTCATCGTAGCGGACCCATACCGAGGGTGGCATGGCATCGCCGGTGTCGGGATCACGCTTGGGCAAATAGTGGATCTGGAGCGTGTCGGTTTCGGCATCGAAGTCCATGATCCGGGCCGCGCCGGTGTCCGTGACGTCGTAGATGTCGACACGAACCTGCTCCGTACCGCCAGCGCCCAAGTCGATGTCATCGAGCCAGACTGACTCGTGGCCCTCTTCCTGCTTGTCCGGGATGTCGTCATCAGCGGCGACCAACGCGTCTTGCCCCAGAAGCAGGACATCGGGCCAGGTGTCGTCTTCGACGGGTTCATCCTCGATCGTCTCGACCAGCGCGTCGCCACCCTCACGCATGAAATAATCGAGCGCGCTTTGCAACAGGACGTCCTCGCGGTCGTCTTCATCACCGCCTGACTCGTCGGCAACGAGCAGGTCATCGTCGTAGTCCTCGAACGCTTCCGTCGTCCCGTCGGGCTCCGAATCTTTCGCCGCTTCGGTGGATCGTCCACCGAAATCGAAGAGGCCGGATGGTCCGAAGAACTGGAACATGATGAACCCTTGGATGCTGATGTCACCAAACAACTTGGCGACAACCGATTGTTGCGTTGCCTGAAACGGTGGCCTGCAATTCGGAGCAATCTAAGGAAACAAGATGAAATTTTTCGGCGATAACTGCCGCAATTCAGTGAAAACGCTTTGTTAACTCGGGGGGTGCGATGTTACTCTCCCAATACTTGGGGAGATAACATGAACAGCTTGCTTCGGAGACACAGCCTTCCTGTGATGGAATGGCTTTTGTTCTGCGCCTTTTTGATCGCGCTTGCCACGGTTTGACGTGGACCGGTCGGTCCGCATGTGCGGGCCGACCATTCATAAGGGATCACCGCGACCCTGTCAGTTCGACAGGACGCGGACGCTTTCCATCACGTCGGGCTGACCGACGACTTCGCCATTGCGACCGGTGCCGCGCTTGATCGCGTTCACCACATCCATGCCGGACGTCACGCGACCGACCACGGTATACGACCCGTCCAGATGCGGCGCGGGGTCGAACATGATGAAGAACTGCGAATTGGCGGAGTTCGGATCCTGCGACCGCGCCATGCCGACCACGCCGGGCTGGAAGCTCTCCGACGAAAACTCGGCCGGAAGGTCCGGATAGGACGAACCGCCCGTGCCCGCCATGCGCATGTCGCCGCCCATCTTGCCGTGCTCCACGTCGCCGGTCTGCGCCATGAAGCCGTCGATCACGCGGTGAAAGACGACGCCGTCATAGGCGCCTTCGCCCGCAAGCGTCACGATACGCTCGACATGTTGCGGCGCGATGTTCTCGCACAGCTCGATCACGACGGGGCCGTTCGCCTCGCCCGCCACTGTGACTTCGATCTGCGGGCCACCCGCTTCGCAGGTCTCGGCGGTCTGCGCGGTCGCCCCGCCGACGGTCATGAAGTAATAGGCCACCACCAGCGCGACGCCGGAGAGAAACGCGACCCACCAGGCCATCCAGCTCTTAGACATCGGCGGCCACCTTCACGGAAATCATCTTGTCCGGATTGGCCGGCGGCTCGCCCCGCACGATGGCGTCCACATGTTCCATCCCCGAGATCACGCGGCCATAGACGGTGTATTGCCCGTTCAGGAAATGGTTGTCCTTGAAGTTGATGAAGAACTGCGAGTTGGCGGAGTTCGGGTTGGCTGAGCGGGCCGCGCCCAGCGTGCCACGATCATGCGGCAGCTTGGAGAACTCGGCCGAAAGATCGGGAAGATCCGAACCACCGGTGCCCGCGCGCCGGACGTTGCCGCCACCCTCGAGATTGCCGTGCTCCACATCGCCGGTCTGGGCCATGAAGCCCTCGATCACGCGGTGGAAGACGACGCCGTCGTATTTCCCGGCGCGGGCCAGTTCCTTCATCCGCTCGGCGTGCTTCGGCGCGACGTCGGGCAGAAGTTCGATGGTGACGGGGCCGTCTTTCAACTCGATGATGACGGTGTTTTCGGGATCCTTGATCTCGGCCATGATGGCTCCTTTCATATTTGGCCGGGAAAGTAGGGGTGCCGCGCGCAAGGCACAAGCAAATACCGTGTGACCGGAACGCCCTTGCGCGAGGCGCCACCGGCGGTCAATCGCCTTGTATTCCCTGCTTCAACGGTGTTTGTCAGGGTAACGGAGCAAGGAGACTGGGATGAGCTGGAAAACGCTGGACGACATGGACCTTGACGGCAAGACAGTGCTGGTGCGCGTCGATATCAACGTGCCGCTGGACGACGCAGGCAACGTCACCGACGCGACCCGTATCGAGCGCATCGTGCCCACCGTCCGCGACATCCTCGACAAGGGCGGGATGCCTGTGCTTCTGGCCCACTTCGGCCGCCCCAAGGGCCAGGTCGTGCCGGACATGTCGCTGTCGCGTCTGGTTCCAGCGCTGGAAAAGGCCATCGGCGTGTCGGTGAAATTCGCCGAGAACTGCATCGGCGGTCCCGCCAAATCCGCCGTTGCCGCGCTGCAGCCCGGCGAGGTCCTCCTGCTCGAGAACACCCGTTTCCATCCCGGCGAGACCGAGAACGCGCCGACCTTCGCCGCCGCCCTGGGCGCGCTCGGCGAGGTATATGTGAACGACGCCTTCTCTGCGGCACACCGGGCCCATGCCTCGACCGAAGGCGTGGCGCAGCTTCTGCCCTCCTGCGCGGGACGGCTCATGGAAGCCGAGCTGAAGGCGCTGGAAGCGGCCCTGTCAGACCCGATCCGTCCGCTGACAGCCGTCGTGGGCGGCGCCAAGGTTTCGACCAAACTAGAGCTTCTGGGCAACCTTGTGGAAAAGGTGAATTACCTCGTCATCGGGGGCGGCATGGCCAATACCTTCCTCTCCGCACAGGGCATCGACGTTGGCAAGTCGCTGTGTGAACACGATATGGCCGACACGGCGCGCGAGATCATGGAAAAGGCTGCCGCTGCGGGCTGCGAGATCGTGCTGCCCGTGGACGTGGTCGTCGCGCACGAGTTCAAGGCCGGCGCGCCGAGCGAAGTGGTCGCCGCCGACGCCTGCCCCGCCGACGCGATGATCCTCGACGCCGGCCCCGACACCGTCGCCGCCATCGGAGCTGTGTTCGACAAGTCGCGCACGCTGATCTGGAACGGCCCGCTCGGCGCCTTCGAAATCGCGCCCTTCGACAAGGCCACCGTCGAGGCGGCCAAGAAGGCCGCCGAAATGACCCGCGCCGGCACGCTCGTCACGGTGGCCGGCGGTGGCGATACGGTCGCAGCCCTGAACCACGCGGGCGCGGCGGAGGACTTCACCTATATCTCGACGGCGGGCGGCGCCTTTCTCGAATGGATGGAAGGCAAGACCCTGCCCGGCGTCGCCGCGCTGGAGGGCTGACTCTGCCCCCAAGGTGCCTTTCCACGGGAACCTGAGAACCGTTAGCGCAACCCGAATTGCCCTTTTCCCAAGGCTTTCGTAGGACTTGGGAAACCATGACATTCTGGAGAGTTCCCGATGAGCACAGCCGCGATGCGCGCGCAGATGAAAACCGGCAAGGGCTTTATCGCGGCCCTCGACCAATCCGGCGGCTCGACACCCAAGGCGCTGCGCCTCTACGGGATCGAGGAAAGCGCCTATGGTTCGGAAGACGAGATGTTCGACCTCATCCATGCCATGCGCGCGCGCATTGCACAGGCGCCTGATTTCACCGGCGACAAGGTGATCGGTGCGATCCTCTTCGAAATGACCATGGACCGCGATATCGGTGGCAAACCGTCGGCCGCCTACCTGTGGGAAGAACGCCGCGTCGTGCCTTTCCTCAAGGTCGACAAGGGGCTCGAGGCCGAGGAGAACGGCGTCCAACTCATGAAACCGATGCCGGGTCTCGACGAACTCCTCGACCGCGCCGTGGCGCAGGGCGTCTTCGGCACCAAGATGCGCTCCGTCATCTCCGCCGCAAACAAGGCCGGGATCGACGCCATCGTCGCCCAGCAATTCGAGGTAGGCGACCAGATCCTCGCCAAGGGGCTCTGCCCGATCCTCGAACCCGAAGTGACCATCACCATCGCCGACAAGGCCGAGGCCGAGGATCTGCTCAAGACCGCGATCCTGAAACACCTCGACGCGCTCCCCGAGGGCACCGAGGTCATGCTGAAACTGTCTCTCCCCACCAAGCCCGGCCAATACGCCGAGCTTATCGCCCATCCCAAGGTCCTGCGCGTCGTGGCGCTGTCGGGTGGCTACGGGCGTGACGAGGCCAATGACCTTCTGTCGAAGAACGAAGGCATGATCGCAAGCTTCTCGCGCGCTCTGACCGAAGGTCTCTCGGCGCAGCAATCGAACGAGGACTTCAACGCGACCATCGGTGCCGCCATCGACGGCATCTATCGCGCCTCGATCACCTGAGCCTTTCATCGTTCTGAAAATACTCAAGGAAGCGGCCGCCATCACGCGGCCGTTTTCCGTTTCAAAGCCGCGCGAGCAGGCCCTCGGTATCGAGCCCCGCGACCGCGCCGGGCACCAGACCCCGCTCCATCGACACCCGCGTCGCGATCCAGCCGTCGGCTACGGCGGGCTGCCCCTCACGGATCAAGACGCTCGCCACCAGAAGCCCCGCGAGGCTCTCGACGAACCAGCGCGCCTCCGCCTCGTCCGGGAGTCCCGGCCAGCGCGCGAGATGCGCGGCGAGCCCCGCGTCGTAGCGCCGGTCGGCCCCGGTCGCGGCCTGCAGTTCTTCGCGCAGCGTGTCACACGCCAAGGGCTCCCGCGCCAGAGTGCGCAGGATATCGAGGCAGATCACGTTGCCCGATCCTTCCCAGATCCCGTTCAGGGGCGCCTCGCGGTAGAGCATCGGCATAGGCGTCTCCTCGACATAGCCCATGCCCCCGAGGCACTCCATCGCCTCCACGATCACCACCGGCGCGCGTTTGTTCGACAGGAACTTGGCCAGCGCCACCGCGATCCGCGCGAAGGCCCGGTCGCCCTCGCCCCGCGCGTCAAAG harbors:
- a CDS encoding peptidylprolyl isomerase; translated protein: MAEIKDPENTVIIELKDGPVTIELLPDVAPKHAERMKELARAGKYDGVVFHRVIEGFMAQTGDVEHGNLEGGGNVRRAGTGGSDLPDLSAEFSKLPHDRGTLGAARSANPNSANSQFFINFKDNHFLNGQYTVYGRVISGMEHVDAIVRGEPPANPDKMISVKVAADV
- the acnA gene encoding aconitate hydratase AcnA, which produces MSIEVGKDTSSVRKTLTVGGSSVAYYSIPAAEAAGLGNFSKLPASLKVVLENMLRFEDGGRTVSVDDIKAFGEWADQGGKNPREIAYRPARVLMQDFTGVPAVVDLAAMRDGILGLGGDAKKINPLVPVDLVIDHSVMIDEFGNPRAFQMNVDREYERNMERYQFLKWGQTAFENFRVVPPGTGICHQVNLEYLAQTVWTDKDQNGEEVAYPDTLVGTDSHTTMVNGAAVLGWGVGGIEAEAAMLGQPISMLIPEVVGFKLTGAMVEGTTGTDLVLKVVEMLRKHGVVGKFVEFYGEGLDNLPLAQRATIANMAPEYGATCGFFPIDAETLRYMEQTGRDKDRIALVEAYAKENGFWRDADYAPVYSSTLELDMGTIVPAISGPKRPQDYLPLSTAAGAFEGVIADYRGIDQSEEAHDMAAEGPVATKPVAGAKSAKVEGEDYEVKDGSVVIASITSCTNTSNPYVLIGAGLVARKARALGLDRKPWVKTSLAPGSQVVTEYLEAAGLQEDLDAVGFNLVGYGCTTCIGNSGPLEPAISKAINENDLIATAVLSGNRNFEGRISPDVRANYLASPPLVVAYALAGDMNIDMANDPIAQTPDGKDVYLKDIWPTDQEIADLVDRVVTRDAFLSKYADVFKGDEKWQAVEVSGGETYDWPPSSTYIQNPPYFQGMKPEAGVISDIEGARVLAVLGDMITTDHISPAGSFKPTTPAGKYLTERQVSPKDFNSYGSRRGNHEVMMRGTFANIRIKNEMLDGVEGGYTKGPDGEQTSIYDASMAYQESGTPLVIFGGIEYGAGSSRDWAAKGTNLLGVKAVIAESFERIHRSNLVGMGVIPFEFIGGDSRKTLGITGDEVVAISGLAGDLKPLSVVPCTITYADGSTKEIQLKCRIDTEVEIDYVKNGGVLHYVLRNLAKS
- the pgk gene encoding phosphoglycerate kinase, with amino-acid sequence MSWKTLDDMDLDGKTVLVRVDINVPLDDAGNVTDATRIERIVPTVRDILDKGGMPVLLAHFGRPKGQVVPDMSLSRLVPALEKAIGVSVKFAENCIGGPAKSAVAALQPGEVLLLENTRFHPGETENAPTFAAALGALGEVYVNDAFSAAHRAHASTEGVAQLLPSCAGRLMEAELKALEAALSDPIRPLTAVVGGAKVSTKLELLGNLVEKVNYLVIGGGMANTFLSAQGIDVGKSLCEHDMADTAREIMEKAAAAGCEIVLPVDVVVAHEFKAGAPSEVVAADACPADAMILDAGPDTVAAIGAVFDKSRTLIWNGPLGAFEIAPFDKATVEAAKKAAEMTRAGTLVTVAGGGDTVAALNHAGAAEDFTYISTAGGAFLEWMEGKTLPGVAALEG
- a CDS encoding fructose bisphosphate aldolase; translated protein: MSTAAMRAQMKTGKGFIAALDQSGGSTPKALRLYGIEESAYGSEDEMFDLIHAMRARIAQAPDFTGDKVIGAILFEMTMDRDIGGKPSAAYLWEERRVVPFLKVDKGLEAEENGVQLMKPMPGLDELLDRAVAQGVFGTKMRSVISAANKAGIDAIVAQQFEVGDQILAKGLCPILEPEVTITIADKAEAEDLLKTAILKHLDALPEGTEVMLKLSLPTKPGQYAELIAHPKVLRVVALSGGYGRDEANDLLSKNEGMIASFSRALTEGLSAQQSNEDFNATIGAAIDGIYRASIT
- a CDS encoding peptidylprolyl isomerase, whose translation is MTVGGATAQTAETCEAGGPQIEVTVAGEANGPVVIELCENIAPQHVERIVTLAGEGAYDGVVFHRVIDGFMAQTGDVEHGKMGGDMRMAGTGGSSYPDLPAEFSSESFQPGVVGMARSQDPNSANSQFFIMFDPAPHLDGSYTVVGRVTSGMDVVNAIKRGTGRNGEVVGQPDVMESVRVLSN